Below is a genomic region from Haliotis asinina isolate JCU_RB_2024 chromosome 14, JCU_Hal_asi_v2, whole genome shotgun sequence.
ATGATGTATTAATATATGCTGATGTTTCACTTCGGCAATTATATAGATTCTTATGGATTGTGTTTAACATGGTTGGTTTGATGAGCTATATTGTTATGTGTTATGTTTTACTTCTGCAGTGCTGGATATTTAGGTTTAATCAGTAACTATGTGCATACACTTAATACATATATTTGCCTAATTTCTGACAAGCATTTGTGTCAttgttggtgatgttgtttGAATGTTGCTGAGAAGCATGTAGGTAGATTGTGTCAAGCAGATTTCTTGATAAATGTGTAAATACCAAAACCGAAATGTTGCTGTCATTGCGATAAAGATTATAAAGATTATCGATAGAACATGGTTTTCCTACACATTTCCGGTGTCTCCTGCAGTGATTTTGCTGAAAGTGTGCTAGTGGTGGTATCACAGCCAGCTTGGCTGTATGGTACAAGGTCTGCAAGTGATACTCCGGGACATGTCAGCTGTCAATGTGTGTATCAGTATCTGCAGAAACTATATGTGCTGAGGTTTGCTGACAGATTGGATGTGAAAAATGTGTTGCTTGCAAAATATCTATCACATAAACACCAGCTGACATGCTGATCAGATTGTCAGATTTATCAGCCTGACTGTGTAACTAAGAGTAAATATGATTATATAGAGCTAATAGTGAGGCATGCTTTCCTGCAcataaataacatttttcaacacTACTATCAGATTTAAACCATCAGTATCCCTCAAAGTGCGTGATTATAACCTGGATAAGCCTAGTCATACCTTCAGTCCATGAATAATAGAACTCAAACTTACTGTATAATATTCAAGACAAAAGCCCTTTCATATGAAGACAAAAGCCCAGATGCAGTGAAGCATCATAATAACCTCCTTCCCCCAAAACATTGATACATAGACAGTGCAGTGAAGCATCATAGTAACCTCCTTCCCCCAAAACATTGATACATAGACAGTGCAGTGAAGTATCATAGTAACCTCCTTCCCCCAAAACATTGATACATAGACAGTGCAGTGAAGTATCATAGTAACCTCCTTCCCCCAAAACATTGATACATAGACAGTGCAGTGAAGTATCATAGTAACCTCCTTCCCCCAAAACATTGATACATAGACAGTGCAGTGAAGCATCATAGTAATCTCCTTTCCCCAAAACATTGATACAAAGACAgtgaggcggtacaacgaattgggcgagtacacttggctgctacaggtagcttgacgattatgcacatgcaatacatgctaaccgtgacatgaaatcaacaccgcatattccttcgaatgataagactgcaatttcaggcataagatactgatattccatgcTAACCATTAGCAtgtttagttaagacgaagacaaatagatgattgggacattgacaagcattttagatattcaacaattttgttaaaaaacaaaaacaggaaaatgtcatttgcttcgtgaaatgcaTCGggggtcctaaacatatttgctcagtatattgtgttgattcaattcgttgggattgtacctgttcccaaatcaagcgtgctataacaattcctgggtgaaacgcacggggaaaatgaacttctcgatatttatcagacaacctgtctccctcttgtttcaagtggatcgtactgtggggcgttcccaagtatgcaaattggggtcatttgtcaggtcgtggatcattttatatgtgtttaccagtagacAGTGCAATGAAGTATCGTATTAATCTCCCTCCCCCAAAACGTTTATACATAGACAATGCATTGAAGTGTCATAGTAACCACCCTCCCCCAAAACGTTGATAGACAATGCAATGAAGTATCATAGTAAACTCCCTCTCCCAAAATGTTGATAGACAATGCAGTGAAGTATCGTTGTAAATTCCCTCCCCCAAAACGTTGATACATAGACAGTGCAATGAAGTATCGTAGTAACCTCCTTCCCCCAAAACGTTGATAGACAATGCAATGAAGTATCATAGTAAACTCCCTCTCCCAAAATGTTGATAGACAATGCAGTGAAGTATCGTAGTAAACTCCCTCCCCCAAAACGTTGATACATAGACAGTGCCATGAAGTAGACAGTGCAATGAAGTATCATAGTAACCTCCCTCCCCAAAAACGTTGATAGACAATGCAATGAAGTATCATAGTAAACTCCCTCCCCAAAACATTGATACATAGACAGTGCAATGAAGTATCATAGTAAACTCCCTCCCCCAAAACGTTGATAGACAATGCAATGAAGTATCATAGTAAACTCCCTCCCCCAAAACGTTGATAGACAATGCAATGAAGTATCATAGTAAACTCCCTCCCCCAAAACGTTGATAGACAGTGCAATGAAGTATCATAGTAAACTCCCTCCCCCAAAACGTTGATAGACAATGCAATGAAGTATCATAGTAAACTTCCTCCCCAAAATGTTGATACATAGACATTGCAGTGAAGTATCGTAGTAAACTCCCTTCCCCCTAAATGTCGATAGACAATGCAATGAAATATCGTAGTAAAGCCTCCCCAAAACGTTGATAGACAATGCAATGAAGTATCATAGTAAACTCCCTCCCCCAAAACATTGATACATAGACAGTGCAATGAAGTATCTTAGTAAACTTCCTCCCCTAAAACGTTGATAGACAATGCAATGAAGTATCATAGTAAACTCCCTCCCTCAAAACATTGATACATAGACAGTGCAATGAAGTATCGTAGTAAACTCCCACCCCCAAAATGCTGATGGACAATGCAATGAAGTATCTCCTTTTTACATGGTTAAGGTGCATGAATGCCAGCAAGATACATGCTGTTTCCTGTTCTGTGGAAAGTGTGTGAAACAGAAagttgttgaaagatattgtgTCAGATGTATCTTTCAGTCATCACATAAAAGTGTCTCTTCATGTTGGTTGACAGTGTGAATCAGGAAAGTTGCTAGGCCCTTCCGTCACCAGTCTTTCAACATGTTCATCCCTTACATTTCTGGTATCAGCTTGTTCACATTTCTTTGTaagaatatcacagacagtCTGTTTTGTGATAGAGTGAGCTGCATCTGTCACCATGCTAACATATTGTTTTTGGTTGAGTTTATGAATTAGGTAGATGCCACATAAAAGTGACTttatgttgtcatggtgataccAGGTATTTTGTTTGGTTCATTACCTTGTGAGGAATTGTGTTACTGTTTAAATATTTACCACCATAACTACTCAGCTGTTGATATCATCTGTTCTCGCTTTATATATTGATATCATTTTTCACATGAAGTTGTATTCTAAATCTTTTTAAGatctatgtgtgtgtgatacACACACTGGTTTGTTGAAATATTGGATCTGAGGCCTGCAAATGTCCTTTAAAGTTTAGTTTCTTGGTGTGTGTAATTCTTTTTCCAAGCTTAAATTTAAAATGCATATTCTGTTGTtccttttttcatgaaattaatatgtttaaaccaaactGATTGATTTGTCTTGACATCTCCAGTTAGCAATATTGACATATCTTACATCCAGTTGCAACCAGGAAATTATTGCGGAAATGCAAGAGTCCTTTGCTCATGTTAATAGTGACATATGTTTATGTGGACATATTGGAGCACATTGGACCGGTCTGAAACAgtaacattttaaaacaaaagtgACAGTAATCAATGGAATTGAGAGCTAGACTGAGTAGTGCATGTAGCCATGTAACTTCTCTGTAACCTGCTCCAGCTCACTGGAATATACATTACTACGATTTCTGGCCATTGATTTCTTCATGTGTTCATGGAAGATggaaatattattcaaaagaATTGTTATCACCTGATACTATGATAATGAAATCCAAGGCCGACAATGCGAGTGTTTGTAAGTTTGGTTCTCTACTGAAGGTTACACACACTGGCATAGTGAGTTACAGCATTGTACAGTGTACAATGGTCCCAGCATTGGCATTAGAAATTTGTGTACTCAGGACATCAAAGTTTGAAGTGATAATGTCTCAACTTAATGAGAAAATGACTATGTGAAGGATATGAATTATGCATGGTATGTGTCTGCAAGTTTCAGGGCACTGCTCACGCGTTCTTTAATATATTTACAAGTTTGTGACACAAAGAGGTAGTCAAATAAGCCATCATGGCTTGTTTACCATAACTACCAATCCTTGTtcagtttaaataaaatatgtttacactaAAACCCTAAAAGGTCATTAAAGGATGTCAGTGTCTGCTAGTGTGTGTCAGAGTGTTCAAATTGACAGAATGGTGAGTTATGTTCAGATTGACAATGACAAGATGCTGAGTTGTGTTCAGATTGACAGGATAGTGATTTGAGTTCAGATTGTCAGAATGGTGAGTTGTGTTCAGATTGACAGGATGGCGAACTATGTTTGGATTGATCGTATGTTGGATTGTTGTGAGGTTGTGTTCAGATTGTCAGAATGGTGAGTTGTGTTCAGATTGACAGGATGGCGAACTATGTTTGGATTGACTGTATGTGGGATTGTTGTGAGGTTGTGTTCAGATTGTCAGAATGGTGAGTTGTGTTCAGATTGACAGGATGGCGAACTATGTTTGGATTGACCGTATGTGGGATTGTTGTGAGGTTGTGTTCAGATTGTCAGAATGGTGAGTTGTGTTCAGATTGACAGTATGTTGGGctgttttcaaattttcataACTGTGAgttgttttcagattttcatAATAGTGAGTTGTTTTCAGATTGTCAGAATGTAGAGTTGTGTTTGGATTGACAGTATGTGAGATTGTGTTTGGATTGACAGTATGTGAGGTTGTGTTCAGATTGTCAAAATGGTGAGTTGTGTTTAGACTGAGAGGATGGTTCTGCTCAAATTGACAGGAAATGGGTGTAGTGTGTTCAGCATGGTAGAACTAAGTTGTGTTCAGGTTGACTGGAGTGTTGTCTGTTCTGAATAACTTTAAATGGCAAGGACAAGCCGGAATTGATGATCATGCAGAAATGGAATATGTAGGGATTAGGAAACAGTAGGATGTGCTCATTTGACCATGGTAGACAGAGGCATTAGGCATGCTTCTGCAGTACAGACAGTGCATCGGGAACTTCTTGACTAGAGCTAGGTACTCTTCAACTCCGTTTGTACAGATCATTGTTGATGATGCGCTAATGAAATGTGTTCATACTGAATCATAGTTTCTGGTTTCAAATTTCTAATCATGGCTGCcattattttgtttcagttcttGGCGTCACAAGGGACTCAAGCAAGGTTTGCTTTTAACATCATATTTAGTTTGAATTGATGTTTTAATCAGAGCACAAGCACCATTGTGTACTAAATGTTAAAGCGACCTATGTGTATACTTCCATTCATAATCCTTCACCCACAAAGTTAGAGCATATTTAGTCTTGTTAATTGAGCTGTGATGAGTGATTAGTTCAAGCATAAACAATAAATCTTCTGGAAATACTCCTGTAGCTCTGGAGACTGATCTTGAGAAAATGGCTACTTCAACACATCCAGAAGTTGATTAATGATGAGTGTCAAAGGAAGAACTTTTACTTTGACACAACCTTAAGTTCATATCTTCAAAGTTTTGATTGCAGTATTTGATTGTACATTTTCATGATTGACCTATCTAATCATCACCATGATTATGACGAAAAGGTGAGGGCCTCATGTAAAAACATTGTTTCTACAGAAATGGTTCAGATTTTTCTGGCATGGATGCTTTTATGTATTGTTATGGTTAAATGTCCATAGCTTGTAAATGTACCAATCATAATTTCAGTGATTTTTCTTTTAGAATGACGTCGTCAAGGCTTATCGCAAGATGGCCCGGAAATGGCATCCGGATATGCACAAGGGGAAGGTAAGAATTTCAAAAGGACCTACAGTAGGTCAGGTATTGATGGGAAGGTGTGGACAATAGTCAGACGTGGAGGGGAAGGTGTGGACTACAGTCAGAAGTTTAAGGGAACATTGGGTCTATGTCATTATAATATGTGAAAAGGAATATGTGATGCATGTTAGAACTTGGAAAGCCAACAATAAGCCAAcaatatatattacacatattaCAATACCCTAGCTTATTCAGTATTAATTTGGTGTTTCAGGAAGCGAAGGAGAAAGCAGCAGAAATGTTTCAGAAGATAGCCAGTGCTTATGAGGTTTGATATTTGTTATTCTGTTTGATAATGTTGACGTGAGTCATGTATTTCCAACACATAGTTGCCCAAATGTACAATACCAGTGTCTGAAATAAGCCTCGTCAGACTGCCCGGAGTGGTTACATTTCTAACGAAAGGCCTAAATTTACAGCTAGACACCCAGATGGTCTGGTAAATAATTCAGATGTTCCCTACTTTGGAGTAAATTCAACAtatcttggtgtctggtctggtAAAATCCACtttgggctggtaacattttgaaggtaCCAGCCCTGATATCTGGCTGGGTTTTTGGCTTATTTTATACACTGACAATACTAagaatttttattgtgtttcagATTCTCAAAGACGAAGAGCAGAGAGCTGACTATGATTACATGTTGGACAATCCAGGTAGGCAGTTAGCTTTGTAAActtaaagtgtgcttctcactttatatttggtcatctcttgttttcccagaataactgcatttgaggtGTTTGTTTTGGAGTGACATGTattacttttcgctagaaagacctcttcccaggttttacttttcgttagtaagacatCGTCCTAGGTTTAACTTTTCCTAActttgtatgaacatcaacattcaaatgatacatgagtgtttgaaattaattgaaaaatattgtttaaagtacAACTGTTTTCCCGAGCAAGATTGGAACTGCAGCTCTCAGATTTGTAGGCACTTTCTGCCGCACTGCCAACAAAGGTGGcagggttaaattatctacttatagttactgtcattaaattgattttatgtgtGCTTCAGTTATTATAATACagtttcattaaatgatcatctacattgtaattattcatcaatgactgtatatatgtgtaccAAAGGTGTGTTCTCCTATACGTCAGAACTGCCAACTATTGGCATGACTCACTACAGTGGTGTGATCAACTCAGCTGTTGTATGTTTACAGATGAGTACTACTCCATCTACTTCAACTACTACAGGCGCAGGATGGCCCCCAAGGTGGATATCCGCATTGTCATTGGTGTCACCATCACTGTTGTGTCTGTCATACAGGTAAGAACATTGCAGCCTGTGTCATTACTGTTATATCTGTCATACAGGTAAGAGCATTGCAGTCTGTCATCATTACTGTTGTAACTGTCATACAGGTAAGAGCATTGCAGTCTGTGTCATTACTGTTATATCTGTCATACAGGTAAGAGCATTGCAGTCTGTGGGTCACTCTCACAAGTCTTACTGGTAAGATTACATGATGTTGTACTGCTATATACATTTACAATGATGTGCTGCATTACATTTGCTAAGTACTGATGCTACTGGTGTTGTTGATGTAATTTGACGATGTTACAGTACTGGGGAGCCTGGAACAACTACACGACTGCCATCAACTACCTGTGTAAGGAACCCAAGTACAGGAGTAAGGCCATTGACATTGCTAAATCTGAGGGCACACTAAGTGTCAACAACAACAGGAAGAGGAAAGGGAGGAGTAAGGCAAGTCTTCTTTACAGTAGAGGAATGTCAGCCACAAGCATTGAATGGCCTTTCACCGTGTTGAATTGTGGACCAAGCTGCCAGGATTGTAGCTGAAGGAATGGTGGTCTCTGAGGGGATGCACAGTTGCATAAAGGTCTCCAGTAACATATGCTCATCATAAGAGATGGCTGACCAAACTGGAAGCATGTCATCCCACCCATAAGGCATGGATCATTGCTCAGAATATCAATCTCTGGACTGTCCACACCTAATTTGTTTATGTAAATTCCATtacaatatagctgaaatatcacAGACTCTCACATTAAACAGCaaaacagagagagacagattaCCTGTAATTCTGATTCGATAGCCATTGTCATTgttgaaaaaacaaatgaaatgcaTGAGACAGGCATGGCCACAGGGCTATGGGCTTCAGACTAAGGGAAATGTGGAACAATTAGTTGTTTTAAACCCAAATATAGTAACATAAACTACAAGTTCAAGAAGACATATGGTCAAGTTTTGCTTGATCAGTGGTGTCTGCCCCTGTTTGAATTGTGTGAAATTATGCTACTGTAAGGAAACTTCCCTGAAGTCAATCCACAGATATAATGCTATTACCTGATGTgttatttggaacagacagtGGGCGGTGATGTCATGATGTAGTGTTGTCAACAGACAGTGGATGATGTCATGTTGTGTTGTTGTCAACAGTGATGATGTCATGATGTGTTGTCAACAAACAGTGATGATGTCATGATGTGTTGTTGTCAACAGACAGTGGATGATGTCATGATGTGTTGTCAACAAACAGTGATGATGTCATGATATATTTTATCAACAAACAGCAATGAAGTGTGCTTCTGTTTCAACTCAGCTTTTAAGAAGGTAGAATATGACCCACCCGTTAATCTGACTCCCTCACTGTTGTGTTGTTTAGGAGGAGAtcaaggaggaggaggaggccATTATCAGGCAGATTATAGAAGAAAAAATGGATATACGGTTTGTAGACCTTAGTCATGTGGACTTACAATGTTCTATAATAATCATGGGGTAATCCACAGTGAAGGAAGTATACAGTGTTTCTAAGTTGTAAGAGAAGGATACTGTGTTTCTAAGGTGAAGTAGATACATTGTTTCTGTGTACTAAGAGGTGTTTCTGAGTTGTAAGAAAGGGATACAATGTTTCTCTGTCGTTCAGTGGGGGCTACAGTCGACCAAGCTACCGAGACATCTTATGGATACAGCTGGTGTTCCTGCCCTACTACACAGTAGCCTACATCATCTGGTATGTCACCTGGATTTGGAAGTTCACAATCCTCAGAAACGAGTATGGGGAAGAGGAGAAGTACTACAAGATAAGAAAATACATGAAGCTGAGTCAGTCACAGTGGGATGTAAGTAGCACTTGATTTAGGAGTGAGTTAGTTGGATCTAATGCACTTTAAATAGTATCCCAGTCAGTCACAGTTGGATGTGAGTAGCACTTGATTTAGGAGTGAGTTTGTTGGATCTAATGCACTTTAAACAGTATCCCAGTCAGTCACAGTTGGATGTAGGTAGCACTTGATTTAGGAGTGAGTTAGTTGGATCTAATGCACTTTAAATAGTATCCCAGTCAATCACAGTTGGATGTGAGTAGCACTTGATTTAGGGGTGAGTTTGTTGGATCTAATGCACTTTAAACAGTATCCCAGTCAGTCACAGTTGGATGTGAGTAGCACTTGATTTAGGGTTGAGTTTGTTGGATCTAATGCACTTTAAACAGTATCCCAGTCAGTCACATTTGGATGTGAGTAGCACTTGATTTAGGAGTGAGTTAGTTGGATCTAATGCACTTTAAACAGTATCCCAGTCAGTCACATTTGGATGTGAGTAGCACTTGATTTAGGGTTGAGTTAGTTGGATCTAATGCACTTTAAACAGTATCCCAGTCAGTCACAGTTGGATGTGAGTAGCACTTGATTTAGGAGTGAGTTTGTTAGATCTAATGCACTTTAAACAGTATCCCAGTCAGTCACAGTTGGATGTAAGTAGCACTTGATTTAGGAGTGAGTTAGTTGGATCTAATGCACTTTAAACAGTATCCCAGTCAATCACAGTGGGATGTGAGTAGCACTTGATTTAGGAGTGAGTTAGTTGGATCTAATGCACTTTAAACAGTATCCCAGTCAGTCACATTTGGATGTAAGTAGCACTTGATTTAGGGTTGAGTTAGTTGGATCTAATGCACTTTAAACAGTATCCCAGTCAGTCACATTTGGATGTGAGTAGCACTTGATTTAGGGTTGAGTTAGTTGGATCTAATGCACTTTAAACAGTATCCCAGTCAGTCACAGTTGGATGTGAGTAGCACTTGATTTAGGAGTGAGTTTGTTAGATCTAATGCACTTTAAACAGTATCCCAGTCAGTCACATTTGGATGTAAGTAGCACTTGATTTAGGAGTGAGTTAGTTGGATCAAATGCACTTTAAACAGTATCCCAGTCAGTCACAGTTGGATGTGAGTAGCACTTGATTTAGGAGTGAGTTTGTTAGATCTAATGCACTTTAAACAGTATCCCAGTCAGTCACATTTGGATGTAAGTAGCACTTGATTTAGGGTTGAGTTTGTTAGATCTAATGCACTTTAAACAGTATCCCAGTCAGTCACAGTTGGATGTAGGTAGCACTTGCTTTAGGAGTGAGTTAGTTGGGTCTGATAGACTTCAAACAGTATCCAAGTCCCACTCAGACTTGTCTTTATTTTGGAGGATGGCCTGAAGACATTCAATGAATTACATGCAACATGGATTTCTTAGGGTTGGAAATCATTTTGTCTTCTTTTTGTCTTTAAAATGAATTATGTTAAAATAtagttttcaattttattgcAGGCTTTGGAGGAATATGAGAAAGAAAACTTTTTGGCATTAGACTTATGGAAATGGGAAAATTTTGAGGTAAAGACATATTTTTGCTAAATCAAACTTGACAACTTCACAATGATGTTAAATAATTCCTGTAGTGGTACGTCTGATTTTACTGATGCCATAACACTGTCATGTGTATGTTTAGTGTGGACAGCGTAACTTGGTGAGCTACTGTGTGTCTGCTGTAGTTGTATTGTTCTACTAATGTTCCCAGTTAATCAGACACTGTTATATCCAAGGTTACAacgggaaaatgttgattcaatGCAGACATCTTAGTTCAGATGTCTCATATGAGTGtatattgtgtacatgttgtgtGTACATTGTGTGTGCTGTGTGTACATTGTGTGTTGTGTATACATTGTGTGTGTTGGATATATATTGTGTGTTGGATGTACATTGAGAGTTAtgtgtacattgtgtgtgttgtgtgtacattgtgtgtatgttgtgtatACATTGTGTGTACATTGTGTGTTGCATGTACATTGAGTGTGTTGTGTGTACATTGAGTGTTGGAGAAACTTTGTGTGTGCATTGTGTGTTGTGTATACATTGAGTGTGTCGGGTGTACATTGTGTTTTGGGTGTACATTTGAGTGTGTTGTGTGtacattgtgtttgttgtgtgtacattttgtgtgttttgggtGTACATTGTGTAGGTTGTGTATAcattgtttatttgtatgttgggtgtacattgtgtgttttgtgtatttattgtgtgttttgggtgtatacattgtgtgtatt
It encodes:
- the LOC137261867 gene encoding dnaJ homolog subfamily C member 25 homolog; translation: MAGMAGVQVLVILLAAISCVDAFIEGIYCGRENCYDILGVTRDSSKNDVVKAYRKMARKWHPDMHKGKEAKEKAAEMFQKIASAYEILKDEEQRADYDYMLDNPDEYYSIYFNYYRRRMAPKVDIRIVIGVTITVVSVIQYWGAWNNYTTAINYLCKEPKYRSKAIDIAKSEGTLSVNNNRKRKGRSKEEIKEEEEAIIRQIIEEKMDIRGGYSRPSYRDILWIQLVFLPYYTVAYIIWYVTWIWKFTILRNEYGEEEKYYKIRKYMKLSQSQWDALEEYEKENFLALDLWKWENFEVWREEQENERKSKLAESARYKSYRRYMKKGGAGQISFGPE